Proteins from a single region of Thermotoga maritima MSB8:
- a CDS encoding DegT/DnrJ/EryC1/StrS family aminotransferase — translation MIPLFDLTRQYERIRGEILNAIDKLISSGNVILGENVRRLEEEIASFTGVKHGVGVASGSDALLIALRAMGVEKGDTVVTTPYTFFATASAPYRLGARVIFVDVDESTFNMDLNQLEHVLKKEKVKAIIPVHLFGRTVDLEALSFLREKYGVMILEDCAQSMGSEWKFSSGEIRKSGSVGDAAIFSFFPTKNLGTYGDGGMIVTNSDEIAEESRILRVHGARKKYFHEKVGYNSRLDEIHAAILRVKLRYLERWTEERTRVARTYQKLFEEKKLPVVYPRVEEKGFRYHVFHQYVVLFENEEVRERVREGLKERGIQTAIYYPLPLHLQKCFRDLGYQEGDFPVAESLSKRSLALPMFPELRDDEIKEVVDTIALFL, via the coding sequence ATGATCCCCCTTTTTGATCTCACGAGGCAGTACGAGAGAATCAGGGGAGAAATCTTGAACGCGATAGACAAGCTGATCTCTTCGGGAAATGTGATTCTCGGAGAGAACGTGAGAAGACTCGAGGAAGAAATCGCCAGTTTTACCGGCGTGAAGCACGGTGTTGGTGTTGCGAGCGGGAGCGACGCGCTTCTCATAGCGCTGAGGGCGATGGGAGTGGAAAAGGGAGATACGGTGGTTACAACACCCTACACCTTCTTTGCCACGGCGAGCGCACCCTACAGACTCGGTGCCAGGGTAATTTTCGTCGACGTGGACGAAAGCACCTTCAACATGGATCTGAACCAGCTCGAGCATGTTCTGAAAAAAGAGAAGGTGAAGGCGATCATTCCCGTTCATCTCTTCGGTAGAACCGTGGATCTCGAGGCGCTGAGCTTTTTGAGGGAGAAATACGGAGTGATGATTCTTGAAGACTGTGCTCAGTCGATGGGATCGGAGTGGAAGTTCTCGAGCGGCGAGATTAGAAAAAGTGGTTCTGTGGGGGATGCGGCGATTTTCTCTTTCTTTCCCACGAAGAACCTGGGGACCTACGGCGACGGCGGGATGATCGTGACAAACAGCGATGAGATAGCGGAAGAAAGCAGGATCCTGAGAGTGCACGGTGCAAGAAAGAAGTACTTTCACGAAAAGGTGGGATACAACTCGAGGCTCGACGAGATACACGCGGCGATTCTGAGGGTGAAACTCAGGTATCTGGAAAGGTGGACAGAAGAGAGAACACGTGTGGCGAGGACGTACCAAAAACTGTTCGAGGAGAAAAAACTGCCTGTGGTCTATCCCCGCGTGGAGGAGAAAGGCTTCAGGTACCACGTTTTCCACCAGTATGTGGTGCTCTTCGAAAATGAAGAGGTGAGGGAGAGAGTCAGAGAAGGATTGAAAGAGAGAGGCATTCAGACAGCGATTTATTACCCCCTGCCTCTCCACCTTCAAAAGTGCTTCAGGGATCTGGGATATCAGGAAGGAGATTTCCCGGTGGCCGAATCTCTTTCGAAGAGAAGTCTTGCGCTTCCCATGTTCCCAGAACTGAGAGACGACGAGATAAAAGAAGTCGTCGACACGATAGCGCTCTTTCTTTAG
- a CDS encoding MotE family protein codes for MPGKRRGFFVVFLITFLILVILFMYGYISFEINRLYGGRVSPFEDWKSYIAFLASKVPFLKDRISYQPLKAESPAEYYSRIYQRYIEIYNQKIDELISKEKELEEQAKVLEAQRNVVEKMIEEIQSLKNQLLEEKNRLESYKKQVDELVNVLLNTDPRNLASALNEVDDETLAVIFKRTDPEYAGEFLEALSGVNPQKAARVMELMVGVESTIERLETLVKQAQEAVKQITEKESQLFQKEAYLKAVADALNNITPEVAVDFLRREKVDPETLRTVLSMMDREHASVLVQYIVQNAPDLLEERK; via the coding sequence TTGCCTGGAAAACGAAGAGGTTTTTTCGTTGTTTTTTTAATAACGTTTCTGATACTCGTGATTCTGTTCATGTACGGCTACATCTCCTTTGAAATAAACAGGCTGTACGGTGGAAGGGTGTCTCCTTTTGAAGACTGGAAGAGTTATATCGCTTTTCTTGCTTCCAAAGTTCCGTTTTTGAAGGACAGAATCAGCTATCAGCCTCTTAAAGCGGAAAGTCCCGCTGAGTACTACTCGAGAATCTATCAGAGGTACATCGAGATATACAACCAGAAGATAGACGAATTGATCAGCAAAGAAAAAGAACTCGAAGAGCAGGCGAAGGTGCTGGAAGCTCAAAGAAACGTTGTTGAGAAGATGATCGAAGAGATTCAATCCCTAAAGAATCAATTGCTCGAGGAGAAAAACAGGCTGGAATCTTACAAGAAGCAGGTGGACGAACTCGTCAACGTGCTTTTGAACACTGATCCAAGAAATCTCGCAAGCGCGCTCAACGAAGTGGACGATGAAACACTCGCTGTGATCTTTAAAAGAACCGATCCAGAGTATGCTGGAGAGTTTCTCGAAGCGCTCTCCGGTGTCAATCCACAGAAAGCCGCACGGGTGATGGAACTCATGGTGGGTGTGGAGAGTACCATTGAAAGGCTCGAAACGCTGGTCAAACAGGCTCAGGAAGCGGTGAAACAGATAACCGAAAAAGAATCTCAGCTTTTCCAGAAAGAAGCGTACCTGAAGGCAGTGGCGGATGCTCTGAACAACATCACACCAGAGGTAGCCGTCGATTTCCTGAGAAGAGAGAAGGTGGATCCAGAAACCTTGAGAACGGTTCTTTCCATGATGGACCGGGAACACGCTTCTGTTCTGGTTCAGTACATAGTTCAGAACGCTCCGGATCTTCTGGAGGAGAGAAAGTGA
- a CDS encoding flagellar hook-length control protein FliK has product MKVGQFSLFAMIKTAEEKGELKKKSAAGLFSQSVKDLMKSLGSKGKVLGTTPGKKNVHRAESSENRADGLKKTKRNVLDNLDGTSAQHISMSAEENVKLEEMLGGQLSEKPQNVSEDQKEREEEAGRSSSSKLIKEIKTTDDKSSEKHVLEEVSKRDENHAEYRKSEQGIFKSRTHDISTEKLLTSTEHEEKKENGFLVKDSENKESASQISFEKKHSSIPYLESETSRSESNKKLSSSFRTPAEPSLKSESTKVFKEQPISAQDKETKHSARQPIFNETRSLPQNSDAAKLSRDFEKTTGIKNELFEERITGNTGNEIKMSKLSFVPLLPADEKQQSSNGDGERVLEVINQRISQINFGNSGLKESLLVNENSENSKENQKINSFTKRGDTHTEEQLEKTSSSLRETVLSIRNDGSSPEKNTRSVLNSRNEAPSVRRKTPANKFDGQKVVENNSKVSPEKTSEKPLFQNREKNQPMEMKMKYEEKGKIESYREITNREALEFLSQERAKQVYSLPELKRTETVHLPRFVEQMYYHKTERAVIDLEPPELGKLEITITKEENQLKIVFRVQTEEAKHVLEHDIPRLIERFNEKGFDVQVYVEKQEEDYLYQENQNKEGNQRQQRESKNHKRETSGSLFEEFIQEVKT; this is encoded by the coding sequence GTGAAGGTAGGACAATTTTCTCTTTTTGCGATGATCAAGACAGCAGAGGAAAAAGGTGAATTAAAAAAGAAATCAGCGGCGGGTCTGTTCTCTCAGTCTGTTAAGGACCTGATGAAATCGCTGGGGAGCAAAGGAAAGGTGCTTGGCACTACACCTGGGAAGAAAAATGTACATCGAGCCGAATCGTCTGAAAATCGTGCTGATGGACTTAAGAAAACAAAAAGAAACGTGTTAGACAATCTCGATGGTACCAGCGCTCAGCACATTTCGATGTCGGCTGAGGAAAATGTGAAGCTGGAAGAGATGCTGGGTGGACAGCTTTCGGAAAAACCTCAGAATGTCTCTGAGGATCAGAAAGAACGGGAAGAAGAAGCTGGGCGCTCATCTTCGAGTAAGCTGATTAAAGAGATCAAAACAACCGATGATAAATCCAGTGAGAAACATGTTTTGGAAGAAGTATCTAAAAGAGATGAAAATCATGCTGAGTACCGAAAAAGTGAGCAAGGGATTTTCAAATCCAGAACACATGATATTTCAACTGAAAAGCTTTTGACTTCCACTGAACATGAAGAAAAGAAAGAAAACGGTTTTCTGGTGAAAGATTCAGAGAACAAAGAAAGTGCAAGTCAGATTTCGTTCGAAAAGAAACACAGTTCTATCCCGTACTTGGAATCAGAGACTTCTCGGAGTGAATCGAACAAAAAGCTTTCGAGTTCTTTTAGAACACCTGCTGAGCCTTCTTTGAAATCGGAATCTACGAAGGTTTTCAAGGAACAACCAATTTCCGCTCAAGATAAAGAAACAAAGCACTCAGCAAGACAGCCGATTTTCAACGAAACAAGATCTCTTCCTCAGAATTCCGATGCGGCGAAGCTATCAAGAGACTTTGAAAAGACAACGGGTATCAAAAACGAACTCTTTGAAGAAAGGATCACGGGAAATACCGGGAATGAAATAAAAATGTCTAAGCTCAGTTTTGTTCCGCTTCTCCCTGCAGACGAAAAGCAACAATCATCGAACGGTGATGGAGAAAGGGTTTTGGAAGTTATCAATCAAAGAATTTCGCAGATAAACTTTGGTAATTCTGGTTTGAAAGAGTCGCTTCTCGTAAATGAAAATTCCGAGAATTCAAAAGAAAATCAGAAAATCAACTCTTTCACAAAGAGAGGAGATACTCACACAGAAGAGCAATTAGAGAAAACCTCTTCCAGCTTGAGAGAAACTGTCCTGTCAATCAGGAATGATGGTTCCTCTCCAGAAAAGAACACCAGAAGCGTACTGAACAGCCGTAATGAAGCTCCTTCGGTGAGGAGAAAAACACCCGCAAACAAATTCGATGGTCAGAAGGTTGTTGAAAACAATTCCAAGGTATCTCCGGAGAAAACTTCTGAAAAACCACTCTTTCAAAACCGAGAGAAAAATCAACCAATGGAAATGAAAATGAAGTACGAAGAGAAAGGAAAAATCGAAAGTTACAGAGAAATAACAAACAGGGAAGCGCTGGAGTTTCTGTCTCAGGAAAGGGCGAAGCAGGTTTACTCACTCCCCGAATTGAAAAGAACAGAGACCGTTCATCTACCAAGGTTTGTGGAACAGATGTACTACCACAAGACAGAAAGGGCCGTCATAGACCTCGAGCCACCGGAGTTGGGAAAACTGGAGATCACCATAACAAAGGAAGAGAACCAGCTGAAAATAGTTTTCAGAGTTCAGACAGAAGAAGCCAAGCACGTTTTAGAACACGACATACCGCGGTTGATCGAGAGATTCAACGAAAAGGGATTCGATGTGCAGGTCTACGTCGAAAAACAGGAGGAAGACTACCTGTATCAGGAGAATCAGAACAAAGAGGGAAATCAAAGACAGCAAAGAGAAAGCAAAAACCACAAACGTGAAACTTCGGGCAGTCTATTTGAGGAGTTCATCCAGGAGGTGAAAACGTGA
- a CDS encoding flagellar hook assembly protein FlgD encodes MIYDMSGIYLSSLTGIRNNSSSSSNSLDKEAFLRLLLQELEMQDPLEPMETKDMISQLSQLTSLEQITNLTSAVKDFVEAQTSVSPAQLASLIGKYVVVRNNTVNLVGGQSDSIIFNVDEDAHVVVQILDENGKLVRTEDLGTVQVGVHAWQWDGRDDNGISVEDGSYTYRVYKLTSSGLEEIGGMEGGVVEAVQIKDGKGFVLVNGSLYPVDSILEISQEGDA; translated from the coding sequence GTGATCTACGACATGAGCGGTATATACCTTTCTTCTCTTACAGGAATAAGAAATAATTCCAGCTCTTCGAGTAATTCTCTAGACAAGGAAGCTTTTCTCAGACTCCTTCTTCAAGAACTGGAAATGCAGGATCCACTGGAGCCCATGGAAACGAAGGACATGATCTCTCAGCTTTCTCAGCTCACGAGCCTTGAACAGATCACGAACCTCACCAGTGCGGTGAAGGATTTCGTCGAAGCTCAAACGAGTGTGAGCCCAGCCCAGCTCGCTTCTCTGATAGGAAAGTACGTCGTGGTGAGAAACAACACGGTGAATCTTGTAGGCGGTCAGTCGGACAGCATCATATTCAACGTGGATGAAGATGCACATGTTGTGGTTCAAATACTTGACGAAAACGGGAAATTGGTGAGAACAGAAGATTTAGGAACTGTTCAGGTGGGAGTTCACGCCTGGCAGTGGGATGGAAGGGATGACAACGGGATCAGTGTTGAAGATGGCAGTTACACTTACCGCGTTTATAAACTCACATCGAGCGGACTGGAGGAAATAGGGGGAATGGAAGGCGGAGTGGTGGAAGCCGTTCAGATAAAGGATGGAAAGGGATTCGTTCTTGTGAACGGTTCACTCTATCCTGTTGATTCTATCCTGGAGATTTCTCAGGAGGGTGATGCGTGA
- a CDS encoding flagellar FlbD family protein — MIRLTRIDGRWFFLNADLIETVEALPDTTITLINGKKYIVKESAEEVVQRVIEYKRKIFSWWKEQGR; from the coding sequence ATGATCAGGCTGACCAGAATAGATGGTAGATGGTTTTTCCTGAACGCCGATTTGATAGAAACCGTAGAGGCACTGCCCGACACAACGATCACCCTTATAAACGGTAAAAAATACATCGTGAAGGAATCCGCAGAGGAGGTCGTTCAAAGGGTGATAGAATACAAGAGAAAGATCTTCAGCTGGTGGAAAGAACAGGGAAGGTGA
- a CDS encoding motility protein A, which yields MDLATLMGLVLVIAALFIGILTGGGDFAAFINIPSLFITVVGSIAATMVAHPKDKAFKIVNIMLSTLKEPKLDHVSLIQTMVSFSEKARREGLLSLEENLESIEDPFMKKALQLVVDGTDPDLLRNMMETEMELFEEELDGERAVLESAGAYAPAFGMIGTLIGLIQMLKSLNDPETLGPSMAVALITTLYGAILANGVFLPMAEKIKKRRDILVLEKRMILEAVLSIQAGENPRILEEKLKSFLPEKERQAYEAASQEATA from the coding sequence ATGGATCTTGCAACCCTGATGGGTTTGGTTCTTGTGATAGCGGCTCTTTTCATAGGAATCCTGACGGGTGGAGGAGACTTTGCGGCGTTCATAAACATACCTTCACTGTTCATAACCGTTGTTGGTTCTATCGCGGCAACCATGGTGGCTCATCCGAAGGACAAAGCCTTCAAGATCGTGAACATCATGCTTTCGACTCTGAAAGAGCCAAAGCTTGATCACGTTTCCCTGATTCAGACGATGGTTTCTTTTTCTGAAAAGGCACGAAGGGAAGGTTTGCTTTCTCTGGAGGAGAATCTGGAGAGTATAGAAGATCCGTTCATGAAAAAGGCGCTTCAGCTCGTGGTTGACGGAACAGATCCGGATCTTCTGAGGAACATGATGGAAACGGAAATGGAACTCTTTGAAGAGGAACTCGACGGAGAAAGGGCGGTTCTGGAATCCGCAGGGGCGTACGCTCCTGCGTTCGGTATGATTGGAACTCTGATCGGGCTCATTCAAATGCTCAAATCCTTGAACGATCCAGAAACACTGGGACCCTCTATGGCGGTTGCTCTGATAACGACACTCTATGGAGCCATACTGGCCAATGGTGTGTTTCTTCCCATGGCTGAAAAGATTAAAAAGAGAAGAGATATTCTGGTCTTGGAGAAAAGAATGATACTAGAGGCTGTTCTCTCTATCCAGGCAGGAGAGAACCCGAGGATCCTCGAGGAAAAACTCAAATCGTTCCTCCCTGAGAAAGAAAGGCAAGCCTACGAGGCGGCTTCTCAGGAGGCAACTGCGTGA
- a CDS encoding OmpA/MotB family protein, which yields MAKKREEEQKGSPQWMTTYSDMVTLLLTFFVALISMSTISPGKFQQVAVGLRIALSGRPPSVLMGGKSINEEPLITSKRGIYQELMRLSEEYKGKITVEERDEGTLIVLKDMVFFEPGSAKLTAEAKELLAKVGQIVIEHTTNVLEVYGYADDRPPLPNSIYVSNWHLSSARAASVVNFFLTELKEKRMIERAADIKLGRFNIDLFYNPDRFYPIGLGDREIKKKIQDLENQINVEKALLNEKFRNGEISQAEYELELRKLEEKYQQELDRLRREFRRIDILIKREKM from the coding sequence ATGGCGAAGAAACGAGAAGAAGAACAGAAAGGCAGTCCACAGTGGATGACAACCTATTCGGACATGGTGACGCTGCTTCTTACGTTCTTTGTGGCTCTGATCTCGATGTCCACTATCAGTCCCGGAAAGTTCCAGCAGGTGGCGGTGGGGCTCAGGATCGCACTGAGTGGAAGACCACCGAGCGTTCTCATGGGGGGAAAGAGCATAAACGAAGAACCTCTGATCACGTCAAAGAGGGGAATATATCAAGAACTCATGAGATTATCCGAAGAATATAAGGGGAAGATCACAGTTGAGGAAAGAGACGAAGGAACACTGATAGTGTTGAAAGACATGGTGTTTTTTGAGCCGGGAAGCGCCAAGCTCACAGCGGAAGCCAAAGAACTGCTGGCCAAAGTGGGACAGATAGTTATAGAACACACTACGAACGTACTTGAGGTTTACGGTTACGCAGATGACAGACCTCCTCTTCCAAATTCAATATATGTTTCCAACTGGCATCTTTCGAGCGCCCGAGCGGCGAGTGTGGTGAATTTCTTCCTCACCGAGTTGAAGGAAAAAAGAATGATCGAAAGGGCTGCAGACATAAAGCTCGGACGTTTCAACATCGATCTTTTCTACAATCCAGACAGATTCTACCCAATAGGACTTGGAGACAGGGAGATAAAGAAAAAGATCCAGGATCTTGAAAACCAGATCAACGTCGAGAAAGCCCTTCTCAATGAGAAGTTCAGAAACGGGGAGATTTCTCAAGCGGAATACGAATTGGAACTGAGAAAACTGGAGGAAAAGTATCAGCAGGAATTGGATAGGTTGAGAAGGGAATTCAGGAGAATAGATATCCTCATAAAACGGGAGAAAATGTGA
- a CDS encoding flagellar basal body-associated FliL family protein, with protein MAEEERREEEQPKRRMGASLITSIVVPLVVSVAVYFLLPMFLGSNQGKQGENVPSTPVRIKAVLIQQGENQTFLLKGGRDVVVIDSLSFSVGSDACRAAIAERKDEIMDALMMIFLSKDKSELSTVPGLELLKRQIRDAVNTITGFVGDKEKYGVLDVYLYIKAFATTE; from the coding sequence ATGGCAGAAGAAGAAAGAAGAGAAGAAGAACAACCAAAACGTCGAATGGGTGCATCTTTGATCACGAGCATCGTTGTTCCGCTTGTGGTTTCCGTAGCAGTGTATTTTTTGCTGCCCATGTTCCTCGGCTCGAATCAGGGCAAGCAGGGTGAGAACGTACCTTCGACCCCCGTCAGGATAAAGGCGGTACTCATTCAGCAGGGAGAGAATCAGACCTTTCTCCTCAAAGGTGGAAGGGACGTGGTTGTGATAGATTCTTTGTCTTTCAGTGTGGGGAGCGATGCCTGCAGAGCAGCTATAGCCGAAAGGAAAGATGAGATCATGGATGCGCTCATGATGATCTTTCTGAGTAAAGATAAGAGTGAACTGAGCACCGTTCCTGGTCTGGAACTGTTGAAACGTCAAATAAGAGACGCGGTGAACACGATCACTGGATTCGTTGGTGATAAAGAGAAATACGGTGTCCTTGATGTGTACCTGTACATCAAAGCATTCGCGACCACCGAGTGA
- the fliM gene encoding flagellar motor switch protein FliM — MSDVLSQEEINQLIEALMKGELKEEDLLKEEEEKKVKPYDFKRPSKFSKEQLRTFQMIHENFGRALSTYLSGRLRTFVDVEISIDQLTYEEFIRSVMIPSFIVIFTGDVFEGSAIFEMRLDLFYTMLDIIMGGPGENPPNRPPTEIETSIMRKEVTNMLTLLAQAWSDFQYFIPSIENVETNPQFVQIVPPNEIVLLVTASVSWGEFTSFINVCWPFSLLEPLLEKLSDRFWMMGRKPEKVEERMEELRKASQKIPVTVQAVIGETELRLKEILDLEVGDVIRLGTHYKDEIRIDVEGRPKFRGIPGVFKGKYAVKVTGEFTNGGEYE; from the coding sequence GTGTCGGATGTTCTCAGCCAGGAAGAAATAAACCAGTTGATCGAGGCATTGATGAAAGGTGAATTGAAGGAAGAAGACCTCCTGAAGGAAGAAGAGGAGAAAAAGGTTAAGCCTTACGATTTCAAGAGGCCGAGCAAATTTTCCAAAGAACAACTTCGAACCTTTCAGATGATACACGAAAACTTCGGGAGGGCCCTCTCTACGTATCTCTCAGGAAGGCTGAGAACTTTTGTGGATGTCGAAATCAGCATAGATCAGCTTACTTATGAGGAATTCATAAGATCCGTGATGATACCTTCGTTCATTGTTATCTTCACCGGTGATGTTTTTGAGGGAAGCGCCATCTTCGAAATGAGACTGGATCTCTTTTATACCATGCTTGACATCATAATGGGAGGCCCCGGCGAAAACCCTCCAAACAGACCTCCCACGGAGATAGAAACCTCCATAATGAGAAAAGAAGTGACCAACATGCTAACCCTTCTTGCTCAGGCCTGGAGTGATTTTCAATATTTCATTCCTTCGATAGAAAACGTGGAGACGAATCCTCAATTCGTTCAGATTGTACCTCCCAACGAGATCGTTCTTCTTGTAACCGCCTCCGTTTCCTGGGGCGAATTCACAAGCTTCATCAACGTGTGCTGGCCGTTTTCACTTCTTGAGCCTTTGCTCGAAAAGCTTTCGGATCGCTTCTGGATGATGGGAAGAAAACCCGAAAAAGTTGAAGAGAGAATGGAAGAGCTCAGAAAAGCTTCCCAAAAGATACCTGTGACTGTCCAGGCGGTGATAGGAGAAACTGAGTTGAGATTGAAGGAAATTCTGGATCTGGAAGTGGGAGACGTCATAAGGCTTGGGACTCACTACAAGGATGAAATAAGAATAGACGTTGAGGGGAGACCCAAGTTCAGGGGAATTCCCGGAGTGTTCAAAGGAAAGTACGCGGTGAAGGTGACCGGTGAATTCACCAACGGAGGTGAATACGAATGA
- the fliY gene encoding chemotaxis protein CheC → MTENEFLSQEEIDKLLSDSDTGGVLTPEEKDMIGEIGNIAMGSAATTLSMILGRDIHITVPTVREEKMKNVKSDFSGEQVVVSVEYTEGLEGLNVLVLDKKLVAVIADLMMGGSGEVETEELDEIKLSAVGEAMNQMMGSAATSLSELLGITINISPPKWRY, encoded by the coding sequence ATGACGGAAAATGAATTCCTCTCTCAGGAAGAGATAGACAAGCTTCTTAGCGATTCTGATACCGGTGGTGTCCTCACTCCCGAAGAAAAGGACATGATAGGCGAGATAGGAAACATCGCAATGGGGAGTGCTGCAACGACGCTCTCGATGATCCTCGGAAGGGATATTCACATCACCGTTCCAACTGTTCGGGAAGAAAAGATGAAGAACGTCAAGAGTGACTTCAGTGGTGAGCAGGTAGTGGTGAGTGTGGAATACACGGAGGGGCTCGAAGGTTTGAACGTTCTTGTCCTCGATAAAAAACTCGTGGCGGTGATAGCTGACCTCATGATGGGGGGAAGTGGAGAGGTAGAAACCGAGGAATTGGACGAAATCAAACTCAGCGCGGTTGGAGAAGCGATGAATCAGATGATGGGAAGCGCTGCAACATCGCTTTCTGAACTTCTGGGAATAACCATCAATATATCTCCCCCGAAGTGGAGATATTGA
- the fliN gene encoding flagellar motor switch protein FliN yields MNFDDPNTQFPPVTDNPEKDVAVVEFEMEIEGLPKSKFYQVISADLVKKMYEYFTKKQSEAAEKKEKKEEKKVKVEPVEFAELKPSETRKTEVPSDKLELLLDIPLKVTVELGRTRMTLKRVLEMIPGSIIELDKLTGEPVDILVNGKLIARGEVVVIDENFGVRITEIVSPKERLELLNE; encoded by the coding sequence TTGAATTTCGATGATCCTAACACACAGTTTCCACCGGTAACCGACAATCCGGAGAAAGATGTTGCCGTTGTCGAATTCGAAATGGAGATAGAGGGACTTCCGAAGTCGAAGTTCTACCAGGTGATAAGCGCCGATCTGGTGAAGAAGATGTACGAGTATTTCACGAAAAAACAATCCGAAGCAGCTGAGAAAAAAGAGAAGAAAGAGGAGAAAAAGGTGAAGGTCGAACCGGTAGAATTCGCAGAGCTGAAACCTTCTGAAACCAGAAAAACCGAAGTGCCGAGTGACAAGCTGGAACTGCTTCTCGATATTCCTCTCAAAGTCACAGTGGAACTTGGAAGAACGCGAATGACTCTGAAACGGGTTCTGGAAATGATCCCTGGCTCCATAATAGAGCTGGACAAACTCACGGGGGAACCTGTGGATATCCTCGTGAACGGAAAGCTCATCGCCCGCGGAGAAGTTGTCGTGATAGATGAAAACTTTGGGGTGAGGATAACAGAGATCGTGAGTCCAAAAGAGAGGCTCGAGCTTCTCAACGAATGA
- a CDS encoding MBL fold metallo-hydrolase, with amino-acid sequence MITNLSDRVFVIGTGTSANSVLVCGKKFCVLFDSTLFPEKARKIKEFAAEILGKEIAVVFNTHYHPDHTFGNEVFDRIISHSLTRKSLEEMDEEYIRKIGVEVSLKFPDETFSERENYRFGDIVVEAVHLGGHTPDSSIFVLKNEKIVICGDLLTTGIHAEIVTDSDLFGWIEALSEIEKIRADYFVPGHGKVGTIEDVRNMKDYISKVLRFREGSVKHSELLEDPNFINREHPELLTWGLENIIR; translated from the coding sequence ATGATCACGAATCTTTCTGACAGAGTATTCGTGATAGGAACAGGAACATCAGCGAACAGTGTGCTCGTCTGTGGAAAGAAATTTTGTGTGCTCTTCGATTCAACGCTTTTTCCTGAAAAGGCGAGGAAGATCAAAGAATTCGCCGCAGAAATTCTGGGTAAAGAAATTGCCGTTGTTTTCAACACGCATTACCACCCTGACCACACCTTCGGAAACGAGGTTTTTGACAGGATCATATCCCACAGTCTCACCAGAAAATCCCTGGAAGAAATGGATGAAGAGTACATAAGAAAGATAGGAGTGGAGGTTTCCCTGAAGTTTCCAGATGAGACCTTCTCCGAAAGAGAAAATTACAGATTTGGAGACATCGTGGTGGAAGCGGTTCACCTGGGAGGACACACTCCGGATTCTTCGATCTTCGTTTTGAAGAACGAAAAAATAGTCATCTGCGGGGACCTTCTGACAACCGGCATCCATGCCGAAATAGTCACGGACAGTGACCTCTTCGGATGGATAGAAGCGCTCAGCGAAATCGAAAAAATACGGGCAGATTACTTCGTACCGGGGCACGGAAAAGTGGGCACCATCGAAGATGTCAGGAACATGAAAGACTACATCTCAAAAGTCCTGCGCTTCAGAGAAGGCAGTGTGAAACACTCAGAACTCCTGGAAGACCCGAATTTCATCAACAGGGAGCACCCGGAACTTCTGACCTGGGGACTGGAAAACATCATTCGTTGA